The following proteins come from a genomic window of Pseudomonas hygromyciniae:
- the cmk gene encoding (d)CMP kinase, producing the protein MNIKAPVITIDGPSGSGKGTVAGLLAKRLGWCLLDSGALYRLLAFAARNHGVDLTNEASLVLLAAHLDVQFVGATEGHSLRIILEGDDVTDDLRNEQVGSWASQVAALPAVRDALLQRQRAFQEPPGLVADGRDMGTVVFPEAPLKIFLTASAEERARRRYLQLKGKVDGVSLSSLLDEIRARDERDTQRAVAPLKPAADAIQLDSTELSIEQVLERILSEIALRDIAG; encoded by the coding sequence GTGAATATCAAAGCACCGGTGATTACCATCGACGGGCCGAGCGGCTCTGGCAAAGGCACCGTCGCAGGCTTGTTGGCCAAGCGTCTGGGGTGGTGTCTGCTGGACTCCGGGGCGTTGTATCGCCTGCTGGCTTTCGCCGCACGTAATCATGGCGTCGACCTGACCAATGAAGCATCGTTGGTGTTGCTGGCGGCTCACCTTGATGTGCAGTTCGTCGGCGCGACCGAAGGTCACTCGCTGCGCATTATCCTGGAAGGGGATGACGTAACCGATGATCTGCGTAATGAGCAGGTTGGCTCCTGGGCCTCCCAGGTCGCCGCCTTGCCGGCCGTGCGTGATGCCTTGCTCCAGCGTCAACGGGCTTTTCAGGAGCCGCCGGGTCTTGTGGCCGATGGCCGTGATATGGGGACCGTGGTGTTCCCCGAGGCGCCGCTGAAGATTTTCCTGACGGCCAGTGCCGAGGAGCGGGCGCGCCGCCGTTACTTGCAGTTGAAGGGCAAGGTGGATGGTGTTAGTCTGTCGAGTCTGCTAGATGAGATTCGTGCGCGCGATGAGCGTGACACCCAGCGTGCGGTAGCCCCGCTCAAACCGGCGGCTGACGCCATACAGCTGGATTCCACGGAATTGTCCATCGAGCAGGTGCTGGAACGCATCTTGAGTGAAAT